The DNA window TCATGAGGTAGCTTCTGTTCATGGAAGTTGTCTGATGGTGAGAAAAAAGATGTTAGACCAAATTGGGCTCATGGAAGAAAAATATTATTTCTATTATGAAGAACCGGATATATGCCTTCGGGCTAAAAAAGCAGGCTATAAAGTCTATTATACCCCAGATGCACAAATAATCCACTATTTTGCCGCTACCACTCGAAAATCTAATCCATTTTTTATGATAGATAAATCTTTAAATGCCCTCCATTCTTTTTATAAAAAATTCTATGGTTTATCTGGCTCTATTTTAGTTGGATGTATTACCATTGCCTCTTCAATATTTATCTTATTCACCTTCCCTTTTGTCTATATATTTGATGTGAAAAAGAGAGATGTGATAAAAAGAGGTATAAAATCTAATTTACTGGTTCTTCATTGGTATTTTACCTTCGGAGGACGATTCTCTTCTAAGAAGAAGAATGTGTATCTTGACTAACCTTCTATTTCCTCATAGTTTCTTTCATCGCCCGTCTCATTTCTTTTTCATGGTCTCTTTTCTTAATTACCGCACGCTTATCATAAAGTTTTTTACCTTTACCTAATCCTAATTCTAACTTTACCTTTCCTTTTTTAAAGTATAATCTTAATGGAATTAAGCTAAGTCCTCTTTCTTGCGTCTTCCCTATCAATCTTTTGATTTCTTCTTTTTTTAAAAGGAGCTTACGAATCCTTGTCGGCTCATGATTTTGAATATTTCCATACGGATATTGATTTATATGACAATTAAATAAAAAAACCTCTTCATTTTCTACCCTGGCTAAACTATCCTGTAAATTTGCTTGATGATTTCGTAATGATTTAACCTCTGTTCCTCGAAGGC is part of the bacterium genome and encodes:
- the smpB gene encoding SsrA-binding protein SmpB — protein: MTLKTICSNRKAYHDYEILETYEAGICLRGTEVKSLRNHQANLQDSLARVENEEVFLFNCHINQYPYGNIQNHEPTRIRKLLLKKEEIKRLIGKTQERGLSLIPLRLYFKKGKVKLELGLGKGKKLYDKRAVIKKRDHEKEMRRAMKETMRK